AAGGGTCATCCCTGGGtcctctctccagcctctgggGAGTCTTAAAAGGATGTGCCCCTTGCCACCGCTTAATGTCAGCAAGATTTCTTTTCTAGGCCCTCCTGTACTCATGAGAACCTCCCACTCCTTCAGCTTCTTGGCTTCTATCTGAGGGAAAATGAGTGGGTGTACTTTTTCACATTAAGGTATAATGACTGATAGGCTGGAACAAACCCTGCCTCGTTATCTTAAGGCCTGGAACAAAGAGTCTCCACCTGCCACTGGCTGGCTGGCACTTCTGGGCCCattaccctccccctccccccaccccaccccccagtctcCCAAGGCCTCCGGCTCCCAGCTTCAGGCAGATGGCCTGGGTTTCTGCATCTGCCCTGGGAAATGACGCTATAGCAGGCACCAGAGGCCCCAGGCACAGAGAGGATGAGGTCCTGATGAGGCTCTTGTTGGCACCCTGACCTGTCAGATGACTCCAGGCTGGCCCTGGGATGGCGAGTAGAACTGGTGGAGCTGGCAGGAAGGGGGGCAGGATTGGTTCACGGTGCAGAGCAGGAGGGGGGGCACATCCTAGGGGCTAGCCCTGGAGTGTAGTGGTCAGCGTGAGGGGGACAGGAGACGCCCTGGGAGCCACGTCAGCCGTGGATGGTCAGTCCTCAGGTGAGGGCCCCAAGGGTCCTGGGAGCTCCCAGGACCCTGGGCTGGGAGACCTCCTGACCCCACACCATTGCCCAAAGTGGGCACCGAGGCCCAGACTTGTCTGTGCGTGAAGATGCAGGTCACGGAAAGCCGGCTACAGTACCCTTGGACTCAGCCGGGTGCTCTGGCCTCAGCAGGCCAGTTTGGGAGAGGGAGTCCCttgtcaggcccctcccagaccCCCGGTCACCCCCTCTTTTGCCTCTCCCGGCAGGATCTTCTCAGCCTACATCAAGGAGGTGGAGGAGCGGCCAGCACCCACCCCGTGGGGCTCCAAGATGCCCTTCGGGGAGCTGATGTTTGAGTCCAGCAGCAGCTGCGGCTGGGTGCACGGGGTCTGCTTTTCCGCCAGCGGCAGCCGTGTGGCCTGGGTCAGCCATGACAGCACCGTGTGCCTGGCTGATGCCGACAAGAAGATGGCGTGAGTACAGGTCACCCGAATGGGGGGCAACCCAGGCACCGAGCACGAAGGGCCGGTATGGCTGacgtttctctctctccctcactcagcGTCGCGACTCTGGCCTCTGAAACGCTGCCATTGCTGGCCCTGACCTTCATCACAGAAAACAGTCTGGTGGCAGCGGTAAGGGGGCATGGGGGCGGGGGAGCAGGGGCCGGTGACAGCAGGTCTCCCAGCGAGCCCCAAGAGATGCCCAGGCAGCCCTCTACTTGTCCCCCCTCCCTCGTTTCCTTcctcccatccacccacccatccatccatatcTCTGTTGGCCAAAATAGGTTGGGTTATGCTgtggtaacaacaacaaaaaaatccccaactGCAGTGGCCTAACACAGTAAAGGTTTGTTTCTTGCTCACTTTGACTGTCCAGCGTGGGCGCTGTGAGGGGGGCTCTGCTCAGTGCAGATGGGAGCTTTGTCTCCCGTGGAGTGAGGAGGGGAAGTGGAGAACTGGGCCCTGGATCCTAACCTTTCTGCTTACATTTTATTGGCCAATGAAAATGACAGGACCACACCTCCTTACTCAAGAGAATGAGTGCTTGTGGGGGAGTGCAGTCCTTTGTGTCCAGAAGGACactattctccctccctcctcctgcccacctATCTGTCAAGGCTCTTTTCAGGCCTCAGGAAACCTAATGGGGTCCTAGAGGGGGATCAGGCCTGCTTTGCCTAGACAAACGTCCAGCTGTGGGGTCTCTCCCAGAGCAGGTGTAACCGTCTAGGCAGGACAAGGCCCCCTGGGCTCCCAGGAAAGTCCCAGACCAGCTTTCTCAACTGAATGCTGGCCCTGCTGGCTGAGGGGGCTGCTCCTAGGTGCTCAGTCCCGACACCCAGTCCCTGTTACTACACCTGGGGTCGCCGACTGTGTCCCCGAGCTGGCATCGGCTTCCCTGTGCTACACCCAAGCCCTGCATCCAGCCTCTGGGACCCCCGATTCGTGGCCGGGCACCCCTCGGCGTTGCACCTGCCCTTCGGCCTGGGTTTCCCCGGGAGGAAAGTGAGGGCACTCCAATgtcaccccgcccctccccgctgCAGGGCCACGACTGCTTCCCGGTGCTGTTCACTTACGATGGCACCGTGGGGACGCTGAGCTTCGGTGGGCGGCTGGACGTGCCCAAGCAAAGCTCGCAGCGCGGCTTGACGGCCCGCGAGCGCTTCCAGAACCTCGACAAGAAGGCGAGCTCGGAGGGCAGCGCGGCAGCGAGCGGGGGCCTGGACTCGCTGCACAAGAACAGTGTCAGGTGAGAGCGGGGCCGAAGGGCGAGCTCCACACCCACCCAGGCAGCGTCGAGGTGCAGGCCCACTTAGGAAGCTGGTCAGTCTCTTGAGGTTTTGCGTCAGGTGGGGGCCGAGCAGTCAGCCTTGCTCTGCGTTTTCAGTTTTCAGGACGCGCTGTGGGACTGTTCTGGGGGGTGGCCGGGCAGTGACtggaggcggggaggggcggAATGAAGGGTCTTGCAGCAGCCTCCCTGAGGAACTAGAGTGGAACCAGAGCCAGAGACTCCCGGATCCTGCCAGCCACAGGCGTGCACCCCAGGACAAATCAGAGGAAGTGTGGCGAGACTCTGACCTTGCCCCTTGGCTAGTTAAACCCTCCTGTGGCTGCCTGGCCCATGTCTTCAAACTAAACTCCTCTGCCCGGCCTTCAAGGCTCTTCAGAACTAGCCCTGCATCCACTCAGTGCCATCTTCTGCTTCTTCTCCCCACCCTACCATGCTCCGTCATTCTGATTCCCCCAGCACATGTGCCTTCACCCCCTGCCCAGGCCTTTGTGCGTCCTGTTCCAGCTGCCCGGCTGCCCTGTGCTCCTTGCACAGGGACTACTGCTCATCCCTAAAGCAGACTCAGGAGCCCCATCCTGTCGTCCTCTGTGATCCTTCACAGCCCAGCCTCCTGGACTGTCCCTGCAgggcacacacactcacactcactgGGGTGGGCTCCCCCAGAAGTTGgggagctcctggagggcagagtgGGCCGGAGCACGGCCCAGGCACAGGCTGGGATCTGTAAAGCCCTCATCCTCTTTGCAGCCAGATCTCGGTGCTCAGTGGGGGGAAGGCCAAGTGCTCGCAGTTCTGCACTACAGGCATGGACGGTGGCATGAGCATCTGGGACGTGAAGGTGaggcctgccctccccccaccgcctCGCTTCCTCGCAGGCCGCCCAATTCTCCCTGGCAGCCCCGCAGGCCGCCCAATTCTCCCTGGCAGCCACCTGGATGCCCCagtcctcctccttctttcctgcAGGGCACTTCAGTGGGGTGAGGGCTCCTTGGCATCTGGGCCTTGGCACCCTCTGCAGCACCTTCCTTtagggctgggattcaaacccaggtctgcctgacccCAAAGACCAGGTTCTCTATCCCAGGCCAGGTCCCTGTGGGTGGGGTGTCTGCAGGACAGCTGAGAACCAGCCCGTCTTTTACTTGCCTCCTTCCAGAGCTTGGAGTCAGCCTTGAAGGATCTCAAGATCAAATGACCTGTGAGGAGTCTGTTGCCCTCATCCCAGCTGCTGAGGGAAGGGGGTCAGGGAGACGAAGGATCGCTTTGCTGAATGTTTCTAGGGTACCAGTTCGGGTCCCCACAGGCTGCTCCctcaggtggggaggggaggggaggggaggggcgggaggcTTACCTACTGAAGGAACAATtgcctttttcttaaagaaatgctTCCATTTATTGTAAAAAATGTCCCCAAAGCACTCTGCCGGTCATGAACTGCTTCAAAATgtggaggtaataaaaatgcaaCTGTAGACATGCCGGCCTGTGTGTCTAGAAGGAGAGGTTAGTTTGGGCAGAGCACTGGTAGCTTATTTTTGTTTGCCAGCACAGCTGATCCTTAAACCCAAGAGGCTGCCCCCAAATGGTTCCTTCCCTGCTGCAGTCCAGCCTGGGAGCTGCCAGGACCAGGTGTCTTTTCTGTCACTCATTCAGCAGTCAGATTCCTAGACAAGTGGTTGCACATTGTGGGCTGGTTCTGGGCTTTAGTGGAAACTTATTATTTCTCTATTTGATGTTTGCGGTTGGTTTCTACTAACTGCTCATCATTTTTTaggactttttttccccattcctaTTTTACTCAGGTGTTTTTGTTTAattacatgcctttttttttttttttgcggtacgtgagcctctcgccgccgtggcctctcccattgtggagcaacaggctccggacgcacaggcccagcagccacggcccacgggcccagccgctccgcggcatgtgggatcttcctggaccagggcacaaacccatgtcccctgcatcggcaggcggactctcaaccactgtgccaccagggaagccctcacatgcTTTTAAGTTACCTGTTTACGTAACCATGGTTTTTCTTTTAGTCTAACTAGGTAATGAATTACATCAGTAGATCTAATTGTGAACTGTCCTCACATCTGCAGGACAAACGATACTTAAGGAAGCCTCCCCCCCCGCCCACTGTTCTAGGGCCTGTCCCTCAGGATAGTCTCCTCGGTGAGAGGAGACccactgattcttttttaaatcagGAGATAAAAATTCTCAGTCCCCAGAGACAGCTCAGGCTACACAGCTCCCCTTAGTCTTCACTGAGTCCCTCCCTGCCTGGCGCCCATTCGCCTCTCAGGACCGCGCAGAGGGCACTGCTGTTTAGGAGGCAGTGCCCCTCCTGGAGGGGTGCAGAAGCAGAACAGGCGCCCACGTGACTGTGCTAAGCCTCGGCTTCCCCACTGCCATCCCACCACGAACAAGGTAATGCCTAGCAGTCATGCTGGGTGTTGGGTCCCTTACTCCCAGCCCTGAAATCCTGAGGCTGTCACCACCAGGGGGCACCAGGAGGACAGGACGCTATGTACTGTGCACAGGTCCCTGGCCCCTCCGGCCTAAGGTCCCCGGCCCCTCCGGCCTAAGGTCCCCGCTTGAttaaaggaggggagggggctggctcCTGTATCCTGAAGTCTCTCCCAGCTCGGATGCCCGGGGTCCAGTCCCTGTACCCGGATTGGTGCCACCCGAACCCTGGGGTGGGCCTGCCTGAGAGTGACACCTTGTCCTGCTGGGTGAAAACAGCCCAGGCATGGGGGCCCAGAGACAGATCACAGAACCAGAATTACGATAATGTCAAGTTTAATTTGCCAAATATACAAGTTGGACTTGTGGAGCATGTTTTGCCTGGGGGCTACACAGTAAACAGGTTTCTTGAAATGATCCATGGGCAGGGTTAAGAATGGGCCCGGGCCCTGGCCAGAGTCGGGGGTAGGGAGTAGGGTGGGAAGGTCAGGAGCGAAGCCTCAGTCAGAGGGGACTGACTGGGGATGAGCCATGACCCTCAGAGACCCAGGGCCCTGGCTCCCAGGCGACAGCCCCCCAATTGGGCGCCGGGGCAGCACAGACGGGGGCCGTCCATCACAAACCTGTCAGCAGCTACTGCGGCTCAACCGCCCCCTGCCCCGCAATCGACCAGACAAACGGAAGCTCTTCTTACCCCACCTCCCAGGCACCCCCCCTCCCACAAGGGTTCTGAATTCTAAAAACAGCCAAAACATTCAAATGGTTACATATGAAATGCTGTCCTGCATCTTTCTGTCTCAAAGATagcagctgcccctccccccacccaccatccCCCCAAACGATTTCTGTGCCAAGATGAAGAGGAGCCGTGGGGGGCTCCTTGCCGCGAGGGGCTGCTGCAGTGGCGCCGGGGCACAGGGTGGGTGAGACACGGCAGAGGTCCTGGCAGCACGGCCCAGTTCCCTGCTATCTCCTCCCACAGGCCGTGCTACTTATTCAGGGAGAGCGACTGCATTCGTTTTCCTGACAAAGCGGCATCATCTTTTGCTGAGGAGCAGGAAGGGAGGAGTTACAAGACAACACCACCCCTCCACACACGCAGCCCGCACATCCCCGAACCATATACAACTGTAGGTCTGAAAGGCCTCAGACAACATTTTGTGCAACTGGTTCAGCTGGCAGAGGAGGAAGCGACCCAAGGAGAAGGGCCCGGACTGACGCCCTCCCCTGGAAGCCACCGGACCCACGTGTCCATTCTCGTGGAGTCTGGGTGGCTGCCCCCTCCACAAAAGCCCACCAACACACAATCTACTGAGCAAATGGAAACTCTTCTTAGCCCACCCCCCAGGCAGAGCCCTGTAATTCCAACCTCTCCCCGTGGATTCTGAAGCCTGCAATCAGCAACATTCAAATagttacacattaaaaaaaaaaaaaaaaaaaaagttacacatgAGGTCCTTTCCTGCTTGAGGTCTGTGAAAGGAGCTACTAGTGGGAAGCTGAGATTACTGGGTATCTCCAATGTGGTGACAATGCCCTAGGGCAACTGATTTCCCATCTCTAGGCCTAGAAAGCAGAACAGCAAGATCCCAACACACTCATGGCCCCCCACATATGGAGAGAGGAGTGCATGAGGCCAGAAGGTCATGAGTCAAATGCTCCTTTAAAGCAGACCGGTTCCCCACAGCCAACCTGGCCTGGAAGAATCCCTACCACCTTTGGCCCCACTGGAAGGCAGGGGGGAAGAGGGACACCTGGGCCAGATATCATCTGTGACATCCAGCTGAAATACGAAATGCTGACATATGAAGAGCTACCCCAGGCAGCTCTCCAGGCTACACAAGACACCAGAGGCCTTAGGGGAACCTTCTAGCCTCTAAGGTAGGTGCATCCTGAGGCCTCAGATGCTGTGGACAGTGCTCTGCTGAGATTCAAACTCACATCTGACTCCGCTGCTGCTGGACTCTCCTAGCATCCTGGGAGGTGGCGGGCAGGAACACCCACCTCCATCTGACAGTGAGAAAGGCAGGCAGACAGGCACGCACGTGCACATACACCcacaccaccctccccccacaaacGGTAGGCCTCTACCGAACAGTCTGACCTCATACCACTTCACGACAAGTACACTGAAGTGCAGGGCTTGGTGGCCTGTCCAGAACCAGTCAGGCTGCCACACCAGCGGCTCAAGACTtacctttcctctcttcttctttcttcctggcaGCCTCCTCCCGCTGTTTCCGGATGATCGCCAGCCGGGCAAGGTCAGCCTTGGCTTGCTCCGTCTTCCCCGCTAAATGCATTTTCATGTAACGCTCTTTTGCTTTCTGCTTCTCGATTTCTTCTCTGTTTGGGTAAAATGGTGTCACAGGGGCCATCTTCCCCACCATTAGCAGCTGAGCTGGATGTGGGAGCCAGAATAAAGCCCAAGCACTCAGGCCTGGGCCCTAGCTCCGTGTGCCCCCTCCTTGATGACGCTCAGCAAACAAGCCAGCAGTGGCTGTCACTCTGCAACCTCAGAGGGGGTTTCACTGGTGAGAAAGAAGCTGCTGGAAGGGGAGACTCTTCAGCAGCCTCCAATCACACCCCAAGCTTGTGGGCCTTCCCTACAGGGTTTTCAGAGACCCCCCTCAGCTGTCACGGAGTCAGCACAGCAAGGTGGATTTAAATCGAGCAACCCAGTCAGGAGAGAAATCAGGGTGGCTTTTCCTAGTAGCTTTCAACCTCCTATAAGGCCCTTGATGTCACCTGGTGGCCGTGAAAAGTCAGGGAACAACTTGTTAAAGACCAGCTGTGTGCAGGGCACTGTAGCACTTGGTGTGATCCTTGCACAGCCTGTGAGCGAGCTCTCTGCAGCTCCATTTTCACCTGGGACTCAGAGAGGACTGGGGCAGCTGGTGGACCTCCCTGCACAGTGCTGGACGGCATGGGTCCCCAGTCCCCTCCCAATCCCTATGGCCACAACATCAGGGATGGATGCAGGCCAAGAAGGGTCAGATCAGGCTGGATAAGGGAGGTATCCCTGGAGTGGGGTGCCCTGGAGGAAGGGGCTACAGcataatttctgtttttcctgcTATGCttccactgggggaaaaaaattctgttttctgctttgttttgtggGGGAGAAGCTTCTATAGGGCCTTTGGGagaatgagatgacagagaaataaataCCGGAGCCAGAGCGCCCACCAGCCACTGGGGACCTCAAGAGCCCAGGAAGCAAGGGCAGAGGAGCTGGGGGCCTCAGCCCCTGGCCCAAGTCACAAGGCTCAGAAGCAGAGGTTACCTTTCTCTCCTTGAAAGTTCCTTGGGCCCATCCAggtccagctgtgtgacctttttGGTTGTCTGTGCCACCCGGTTGGGGTTCTCAATGTCAATGAGCCCTTCTACACCTTTGCGCTTTTGCTAAGATAGGACAAGAAGCCGGCTGTCAGAGAAGTTTGGCCTGCAGAGCCCCTGAAGGCTACTCCCCATCTCCACATCCTCCTGGACTAGGACAAACTCCCGCTCCACCCCCAGGCCACGTGACTCCTGGCCCAGCCTCACGGTGGGAACAGTGCTCGGGTGTCTTCACCACCTGGGGAGATGCAGGGAGAGCAAGTGCGGGTGACCAGAGCCCATCCTGTGCCCAGTCCCGGCCACCAGGGATCATTATCCTAGTTTCACAGGCAGAGGCCAACTCACAAGCTCTCAGCACAGAGAGTTACTCCCTCACTTCGAGCTCAGCCTCTGAAAGCAGTTTTCCATGGAACGCCATGCCTGACTGCAACAAGCCATGCTGGATCCCCACAGCAGGGTGGGCCAATCCCTAGCCATCCGGGTGACGGCAGGGAAATGGGACTTGGGAACGAGTCACACAGTCTACAGGTTTGGGGAGGCGGCACAAGAACCTGGAGCTCGCACCTCCCACCTGCCCTGGGGAAGTTCAGAAAGAAGTGAGAGCACAAGTGCTAGACGTAACAGGTTCGATCAAAGTTTCAGGCCCTGTGAACCCAGGTTTTCTCTTTAAGAGACCAGGGAGACAGCTTCCAAACACCAGTTAATCTGAGCACTGCACGGAGCTCCAGGGACCTCTACCCAATCGGCTACACATATACACCTCCACCCAGATACCTGACATCATAAATTTAACTTGTCTGAAACAGAACTGGAGACTCAGCCCTCACCCACCCCGTTCCTCCCAATCCTAAGGAcaaccttgtttttctttccctcagcAAACCCCAATGAGTCTACCTCTAAGACATGGCTTGAATCTGCCCACTCCTCTCCACTGCCATTGCCACCAGCCTAACGCAGCCACAATTTCTCATCTGGATACCTGCTGCCGTCTCCTGGCTTCCACCCTCAACACCTTACAACTCACTCTCGGCAGaggagccaaaacaatcttttttttttttgctgtacgcgggcctctcactgttgtggcctctcccgttgcggagcacaggctccgtatgcgcaggctcagcggccatggctcacgggcccagccgctccgcggcatgtgggatcttcctggaccggggcacgaacctgtgtcccctgcatcggcaggcggactctcaaccactgcgccaccagggaagccccaaaacaatcttttaaaagcaaatctgggggattccctggtggcgcagtggttaagcatccgcctgccaatgcaggggacaggggttcgagccctggtctgggaagatcccacatgccacagagcaactaagcccgtgcgccacaactactgagcctgtgctctagagcctgtgagccacaactactgaggctgcgtgctgcaactactggagcccgtgcacctagagcccatgctccgcaacaagagaagccaccgcaatgaaaagcccgcacaccgcaacgaacagtagcccccactcgccgcaactagagaagcccacatgtagcaacgaagacccaacacggccaaa
This region of Phocoena phocoena chromosome 15, mPhoPho1.1, whole genome shotgun sequence genomic DNA includes:
- the PDAP1 gene encoding 28 kDa heat- and acid-stable phosphoprotein, translating into MPKGGRKGGHKGRARQYTSPEEIDAQLQAEKQKAREEEEQGEEGGDGAAGDPKKEKKSLDSDESEDEEDDYQQKRKGVEGLIDIENPNRVAQTTKKVTQLDLDGPKELSRREREEIEKQKAKERYMKMHLAGKTEQAKADLARLAIIRKQREEAARKKEEERKAKDDAALSGKRMQSLSLNK
- the ARPC1B gene encoding actin-related protein 2/3 complex subunit 1B; the protein is MAYHSFLVEPISCHAWNKDRTQIAICPNNHEVHIYEKSGNKWVQVHELKEHNGQVTGIDWAPESNRIVTCGTDRNAYVWTLKGRTWKPTLVILRINRAARCVRWAPQENKFAVGSGSRVISICYFEQENDWWVCKHIKKPIRSTILSLDWHPNNVLLAAGSCDFKCRIFSAYIKEVEERPAPTPWGSKMPFGELMFESSSSCGWVHGVCFSASGSRVAWVSHDSTVCLADADKKMAVATLASETLPLLALTFITENSLVAAGHDCFPVLFTYDGTVGTLSFGGRLDVPKQSSQRGLTARERFQNLDKKASSEGSAAASGGLDSLHKNSVSQISVLSGGKAKCSQFCTTGMDGGMSIWDVKSLESALKDLKIK